A stretch of the Streptomyces sp. NBC_00654 genome encodes the following:
- a CDS encoding serine/threonine-protein kinase — translation MSTQCQRPACEGSYEDMGGGELYCDTCGLAPVVSPNGMVSSPATGIAGGGRASGRGSSGSQRSASRASSRASSRSSTSRRSVSGRLSRSLSGASTSRSVSVRSSGTASGSSGRGRLGAGLVQVPDVPRPDPRTAVMENPEVPERKRFCSRSDCGAPVGRARGERPGRTEGFCTKCGHPYSFVPKLSGGDIVHGQYEVAGCLAHGGLGWVYLAVDRAVSDRWVVLKGLLDTGDQDAMAAAISERRFLAEIEHSNIVRIYNFVEHLDQRTGSLDGYIVMEYVGGKALKEIANERRTPAGKRDPLPVEQACAYGIEALEALGHLHSRNLLYCDFKVDNAIQTEDQLKLIDMGAVRRMDDEESAIYGTVGYQAPEVAEVGPSVASDLYTVARTLAVLTFDFQGYTNVFVDSLPDPDNIEVFRTYESFYRLLVRATDPDPARRFASATEMAEQLTGVLREVVALQTGRPRPALSTLFGTELRVTDTELFFELTGDVSRLGVRADPVGGARPGRRKRRAGSGAAPPPAPGTAATAVAGAPPAGGPATGLPPAPGYHAAGGAPLSAPLSAPLTHVQGGSGGPGYGAGGVQAPPYTPVQAAVPAPRTAVAGPARPPGAAGAGQGVRLPGLDARGTSLALPVPRVDTADPNAGFLAGLMASAPAELIAALHSVPAASLETRLRELRARLEMGEPDSAAQTLSALEGQHPDDWRVVWYRGITSLVTGDNENAALSFDAVYDAFPGEPAPKLALGICAEVLGQLDNAAEYYRLVWATDPSFVSAAFGLARVQIAAGDRAGSVRTLESVPEASIHYTAARVAAVRARLRERAPGEPLLTDLTAAAIQVSALAGFGLDPVRREQLSTEVLGKALDWVLSGSPGASPVGPSAGAPGTHRLLGTELDERGLRFGLERSYRMLARLAQRGDERIELVERANRFRPRTWV, via the coding sequence ATGAGTACGCAGTGCCAGCGCCCCGCGTGCGAGGGCAGTTACGAGGACATGGGCGGCGGTGAGCTGTACTGCGACACCTGCGGGCTGGCGCCGGTCGTCTCACCGAACGGCATGGTCTCCTCGCCGGCCACGGGCATCGCGGGCGGCGGCCGGGCGAGCGGCCGGGGCAGCAGCGGTTCCCAGCGGTCGGCCTCGCGCGCCTCGTCACGGGCCTCCTCACGGTCCTCGACCTCGCGGCGCTCCGTCTCCGGACGGCTGTCGCGCTCGCTGTCCGGTGCCTCCACCTCCCGTTCGGTGTCGGTGCGTTCCTCGGGGACCGCGTCCGGCTCCTCCGGCCGGGGCAGGCTGGGCGCGGGCCTGGTGCAGGTCCCGGACGTGCCGCGCCCCGACCCGCGTACCGCCGTGATGGAGAATCCCGAGGTCCCCGAGCGCAAGCGGTTCTGCTCCCGGTCCGACTGCGGGGCGCCGGTGGGCCGGGCGCGCGGCGAGCGGCCGGGCCGCACCGAGGGGTTCTGCACGAAGTGCGGCCACCCCTATTCCTTCGTGCCGAAGCTGAGCGGCGGGGACATCGTGCACGGCCAGTACGAGGTCGCGGGCTGTCTGGCGCACGGCGGGCTCGGCTGGGTCTACCTCGCGGTGGACCGTGCCGTCTCCGACCGCTGGGTGGTCCTCAAGGGCCTGCTGGACACGGGTGACCAGGACGCGATGGCCGCGGCCATCTCGGAGCGCCGCTTCCTCGCGGAGATCGAGCACTCCAACATCGTCCGCATCTACAACTTCGTCGAGCACCTCGATCAGCGGACCGGGTCGCTCGACGGCTACATAGTGATGGAGTACGTCGGCGGCAAGGCGCTCAAGGAGATCGCGAACGAGCGCCGCACCCCGGCCGGGAAGCGGGACCCGCTGCCGGTCGAGCAGGCGTGCGCGTACGGGATCGAGGCCCTGGAGGCACTCGGCCATCTGCACAGCCGCAATCTGCTGTACTGCGACTTCAAGGTCGACAACGCGATCCAGACCGAGGACCAGCTCAAGCTGATCGACATGGGCGCGGTGCGCCGGATGGACGACGAGGAGTCGGCCATCTACGGCACCGTGGGCTACCAGGCGCCCGAGGTCGCGGAGGTCGGCCCGTCGGTCGCCTCCGACCTGTACACGGTCGCGCGGACGCTCGCGGTGCTCACCTTCGACTTCCAGGGGTACACGAACGTCTTCGTGGACTCGCTGCCGGACCCGGACAACATCGAGGTGTTCCGGACGTACGAGTCGTTCTACCGGCTGCTGGTACGGGCCACCGACCCGGATCCGGCGCGGCGCTTCGCCTCGGCGACGGAGATGGCCGAGCAGCTGACGGGGGTGCTGCGGGAGGTCGTGGCACTCCAGACGGGACGGCCGCGGCCGGCGCTGTCGACGCTCTTCGGTACGGAACTCCGGGTGACGGACACGGAGTTGTTCTTCGAGCTGACGGGAGACGTGTCCCGGCTGGGCGTCCGGGCCGATCCGGTGGGCGGCGCGCGGCCGGGCCGGCGCAAGCGCCGCGCGGGCTCCGGTGCCGCGCCGCCCCCGGCCCCGGGTACGGCCGCGACAGCGGTGGCGGGCGCGCCTCCGGCGGGCGGCCCGGCCACGGGGCTGCCGCCGGCGCCCGGGTACCACGCCGCGGGCGGCGCCCCGCTGTCGGCGCCGCTGTCGGCGCCGCTCACCCATGTGCAGGGCGGCTCCGGCGGTCCCGGGTACGGCGCGGGTGGCGTTCAGGCGCCCCCGTACACACCGGTCCAGGCCGCCGTTCCGGCACCCCGGACGGCGGTGGCCGGCCCGGCCCGGCCACCGGGAGCGGCCGGCGCCGGTCAGGGCGTCCGGCTCCCCGGGCTCGACGCGCGGGGCACCTCGCTCGCGCTGCCGGTGCCCCGGGTCGACACCGCCGACCCGAACGCCGGTTTCCTCGCCGGGCTGATGGCGTCCGCGCCCGCCGAACTGATCGCCGCGCTCCACTCCGTGCCCGCCGCCTCGCTGGAGACCCGGCTGCGGGAGCTGCGGGCCCGGCTGGAGATGGGTGAACCGGACTCCGCCGCGCAGACGCTGAGCGCTCTGGAGGGGCAGCACCCGGACGACTGGCGGGTCGTCTGGTACCGGGGCATCACCTCGCTGGTGACCGGGGACAACGAGAACGCCGCGCTGTCCTTCGACGCGGTCTACGACGCCTTTCCCGGGGAGCCCGCGCCCAAGCTGGCGCTGGGCATCTGCGCGGAGGTGCTGGGCCAGCTGGACAACGCCGCCGAGTACTACCGCCTGGTGTGGGCGACGGACCCGAGTTTCGTCAGCGCCGCCTTCGGCCTGGCCCGGGTGCAGATCGCCGCCGGGGACCGGGCCGGGTCGGTGCGCACCCTGGAGTCGGTGCCGGAGGCGTCGATCCACTACACGGCGGCACGGGTCGCCGCCGTGCGGGCCCGGCTGCGTGAACGTGCCCCCGGGGAACCCCTGCTGACGGACCTGACGGCCGCCGCGATCCAGGTGTCGGCGCTGGCCGGCTTCGGACTGGACCCGGTGCGCCGCGAGCAGTTGTCGACCGAGGTACTGGGCAAGGCACTGGACTGGGTACTCTCCGGTAGTCCCGGTGCGTCCCCGGTCGGTCCGTCCGCCGGTGCCCCGGGCACACACAGACTGCTCGGCACCGAACTGGACGAGCGGGGACTGCGGTTCGGGCTGGAGCGCTCGTACCGGATGCTCGCCCGGCTCGCCCAGCGGGGCGACGAGAGGATCGAACTGGTGGAGCGGGCCAACCGTTTCCGCCCCCGGACGTGGGTGTGA
- a CDS encoding PP2C family serine/threonine-protein phosphatase, producing the protein MSQIHQQTSLSRCPGCEEPLESGDLFCGACGYDLSAVPPPPGDRPTVPIAVPVTGAPAAGAPGAGPDAGAGAAPGAGAVDWPAASEVDSSDLPAPLHRAADLPGTDSGGKPLPTTDPDPGPAPVRHDAPGGPAGAVPPDDSGDFALAAPDPRTAEHTTTPAAGTKLCVACRSGRVDTDGYCENCGHAQPRERDHMEQELGSVAAVSDRGLRHHRNEDSFAVSSTALPDGSPAVVAIVCDGVSSASRPDEASAAAASCANEALLESLPRGTHPQQAMHDAIIAASEAVNALAQEPGRVPEHEAHRHQNAPACTLVGAIMAGGLLVIGWVGDSRVYWVPDDRTNPPARLTEDDSWAAQMVAAGLMNEAEAYADERAHAITGWLGADSYELEPHTASFKPDRPGLVVVCTDGLWNYAESAAEMAAAVPPDAYARPLHGARVLVGHALDGGGHDNVTVALLPFAVPAQRAGSAHSTA; encoded by the coding sequence ATGTCACAGATCCACCAGCAGACCTCCTTGTCGAGGTGCCCCGGCTGCGAGGAGCCGCTGGAGTCGGGCGACCTGTTCTGCGGTGCGTGCGGGTACGACCTGTCGGCCGTACCCCCACCGCCGGGCGACCGGCCGACGGTGCCCATCGCCGTGCCGGTGACGGGCGCGCCCGCGGCCGGTGCCCCGGGCGCCGGTCCGGACGCGGGTGCCGGTGCCGCTCCGGGTGCCGGTGCGGTGGACTGGCCCGCGGCGTCCGAGGTCGACAGCTCCGATCTGCCCGCTCCCCTGCACCGTGCGGCCGACCTGCCCGGTACGGACTCGGGCGGCAAGCCGCTGCCCACCACGGACCCGGACCCCGGCCCGGCCCCGGTGCGCCATGACGCCCCGGGCGGCCCGGCAGGCGCAGTCCCCCCGGACGACTCGGGCGACTTCGCGCTGGCGGCGCCAGACCCCCGTACGGCGGAGCACACCACCACCCCGGCGGCGGGCACCAAGCTCTGCGTGGCCTGCCGTTCGGGCCGGGTGGACACCGACGGCTACTGCGAGAACTGCGGCCACGCGCAGCCCCGCGAGCGTGACCACATGGAACAGGAACTGGGCTCGGTGGCCGCGGTCAGCGACCGGGGTCTGCGCCACCACCGCAACGAGGACTCCTTCGCGGTGTCCTCGACCGCCCTGCCGGACGGCTCACCGGCCGTCGTCGCGATCGTCTGCGACGGCGTCTCCTCCGCGAGCCGCCCCGACGAGGCCTCGGCCGCCGCCGCGAGCTGCGCCAACGAGGCACTGCTGGAGTCGCTGCCGCGCGGTACGCATCCCCAGCAGGCCATGCACGACGCGATCATCGCCGCGTCGGAGGCGGTCAACGCGCTGGCCCAGGAGCCGGGCCGGGTGCCGGAGCACGAGGCCCACCGGCATCAGAACGCCCCGGCCTGCACGCTGGTCGGCGCGATCATGGCGGGCGGTCTGCTGGTGATCGGCTGGGTCGGTGACAGCCGGGTCTACTGGGTCCCGGACGACCGCACCAACCCGCCCGCCCGGCTCACCGAGGACGACTCGTGGGCCGCGCAGATGGTGGCGGCCGGCCTGATGAACGAGGCGGAGGCGTACGCGGACGAGCGCGCCCACGCCATCACGGGCTGGCTCGGCGCCGACAGCTACGAACTGGAGCCGCACACCGCCTCGTTCAAGCCGGACCGGCCGGGTCTGGTGGTGGTGTGCACGGACGGGCTCTGGAACTACGCGGAGTCCGCCGCGGAGATGGCCGCGGCCGTACCTCCGGACGCGTACGCACGGCCGCTGCACGGTGCCCGGGTACTGGTGGGGCACGCGCTCGACGGCGGGGGCCACGACAACGTAACAGTGGCGCTGCTGCCGTTCGCCGTACCCGCGCAGAGGGCAGGATCGGCCCACAGCACCGCGTGA